One stretch of Siphonobacter curvatus DNA includes these proteins:
- a CDS encoding acyl-CoA desaturase, with protein sequence MYILIFFLAHWYLSLFSQTFFLHRYAAHQMFTMSKGWERFFYFFTWVTQGSSFLSPYAYGVMHRLHHAFADTENDPHSPSFSDNAFDMMWKTKNIYNRILKHKENVDPKYFKNVPYWGFMEKIGDNWLSRIGWGTAYTLFYIHYATSPWMYLLLPIHYLMGPVHGVIINWFAHKYGYTNFKVNDTAKNLLPFDFLMMGESYHNNHHKLGGRANFGVRWFEFDPTYPFILLFNSLGILKLKKNNDLNYM encoded by the coding sequence ATGTACATTCTGATTTTCTTTCTGGCTCACTGGTATCTTTCCCTGTTTTCACAAACGTTTTTCTTGCATCGTTACGCGGCTCACCAGATGTTTACGATGTCGAAGGGTTGGGAGCGATTTTTCTACTTTTTCACCTGGGTTACGCAGGGTTCGAGTTTCCTGAGTCCGTACGCGTACGGGGTCATGCACCGACTCCACCACGCTTTTGCCGATACCGAGAATGATCCGCATTCGCCCAGCTTTTCGGACAACGCCTTCGATATGATGTGGAAGACCAAGAATATCTACAACCGCATTTTGAAGCATAAAGAAAACGTAGATCCGAAGTACTTCAAGAACGTTCCGTACTGGGGCTTTATGGAGAAGATTGGCGATAACTGGCTCTCGCGTATCGGCTGGGGTACGGCGTATACGCTATTTTACATACATTACGCGACTAGCCCCTGGATGTATTTACTGTTACCAATCCACTATCTGATGGGACCGGTACACGGCGTAATTATCAACTGGTTTGCTCACAAATACGGGTATACAAATTTCAAAGTGAATGATACGGCGAAGAACCTATTGCCTTTTGACTTTCTGATGATGGGCGAATCGTACCACAACAATCACCACAAGCTGGGTGGACGGGCGAATTTTGGTGTACGCTGGTTTGAATTCGATCCGACGTATCCGTTTATTCTGCTGTTCAATAGCTTAGGAATTCTGAAGCTGAAGAAGAACAATGATTTGAATTATATGTAG
- a CDS encoding cbb3-type cytochrome c oxidase N-terminal domain-containing protein, which yields MNFEIKTGEDLFLIVVLCCLILGALALMVTTLHLYLTVKQAFPDSSKKEVDEPYQYSSLWHRIMGLRPTAMNDQLMLEHAPDGIQELDNPTPGWFMALFYGTIVCAIGYMLYYHVLGPGDVMNQEYTAEMAVAEKAHEEYLKKFANSVNESNVTILRDEKAIEAGKKIFDQNCTACHGAAGEGKVGPNLTDNYWLHGGTINAVFKTIAEGVPDKGMLSWKKQLNPIQIQQVSSYIFSLQGTKPAGAKEPQGEEVKTAPDVAKR from the coding sequence ATGAACTTTGAGATAAAAACCGGCGAGGATCTTTTCCTGATTGTGGTTCTCTGCTGCCTGATCTTAGGAGCGTTGGCTCTGATGGTCACGACGCTTCATTTGTATTTGACCGTTAAACAGGCTTTCCCTGATTCGTCTAAAAAAGAAGTCGACGAGCCCTATCAATACAGCAGTCTCTGGCACCGGATCATGGGGCTTCGTCCTACGGCCATGAATGACCAGCTAATGCTCGAACACGCTCCCGACGGCATTCAGGAATTGGATAACCCAACGCCGGGATGGTTTATGGCTCTGTTCTACGGTACCATCGTTTGTGCCATCGGCTACATGCTCTACTACCACGTGCTTGGCCCCGGTGATGTGATGAATCAGGAGTATACCGCCGAGATGGCCGTTGCCGAGAAAGCCCACGAAGAATACCTGAAAAAATTTGCCAATTCGGTTAACGAGTCGAACGTGACGATCCTACGCGATGAAAAAGCAATCGAAGCGGGTAAGAAAATCTTCGATCAGAATTGTACGGCCTGTCACGGAGCGGCGGGAGAAGGAAAGGTAGGTCCGAACCTGACGGATAACTACTGGTTGCACGGTGGTACGATCAACGCCGTATTCAAAACTATTGCCGAAGGTGTTCCCGACAAGGGTATGCTTTCCTGGAAAAAACAGTTGAACCCCATTCAGATTCAACAGGTATCCAGCTATATTTTTTCCTTACAGGGTACTAAACCGGCCGGAGCCAAAGAGCCTCAGGGAGAGGAAGTAAAGACGGCTCCTGACGTTGCCAAACGCTAA
- the ccoN gene encoding cytochrome-c oxidase, cbb3-type subunit I, with amino-acid sequence MISHAASPAPPTTLERFAYDNRVVKAFSIATIVWGLIGMLVGVIAATQLFHPGMNLDNQYTTFGRIRPLHTNAVIFAFVGNAIFMGVYYSLQRLLKARMFSDTLSWIHFWGWQLIIVSAVLTLPLGFTTSKEYAELEWPIDIAITLIWVVFGINMFGTIIKRRERHLYVGIWFYIATFVTVAVLHIINSFEMPVSFLKSYSMYAGVQDALVQWWYGHNAVAFFLTTPYLGMMYYFLPKMANRPVYSYKLSILHFWSLIFIYIWAGPHHLLYTSLPDWAQSLGTAFSIMLIAPSWGGMINGLLTLRGAWDQVREDARLKFMVVGITAYGMATFEGPLLSLKNVNAIGHFTDWIVAHVHVGALGWNGFLTFAILYYIVPKLWKTELYSKRMVNIHFWLGTLGILFYAVPMYISGFTQGMMWKEFTPEGTLKYPAFLETTLQLLPMHMMRAAGGVIYLGGAILMAFNLFKTMAQGSFQANEAAEAPALTPEYVATGGDTYWHRVLERRPMQLLAGSLIVILIGTVLEIIPTFTVESNVETIAAVQPYTPLELQGRDLYIREGCNNCHSQMVRPFRSETERYGEYSKAGEFVYDHPFLWGSKRTGPDLHREGFKYPDSWHYHHMNDPTTMSPGSIMPPYPWLLTQKLDNSQLEAKLKTMQSLGVPYDDYAISDAQANAQQQAEAITTRLKAEGIKIQSDKEIIALIAYLQRLGTDIKNAQAAK; translated from the coding sequence ATGATTTCCCACGCTGCTTCCCCTGCCCCTCCGACGACGCTCGAACGCTTTGCGTACGACAACCGGGTGGTTAAGGCCTTTTCGATTGCGACTATTGTGTGGGGACTGATCGGTATGCTGGTAGGCGTAATTGCCGCCACGCAACTGTTTCATCCCGGCATGAACCTGGACAATCAGTACACTACCTTCGGACGAATCCGGCCCCTGCACACGAATGCCGTCATCTTCGCTTTTGTGGGTAATGCCATTTTTATGGGGGTATACTATTCGCTTCAGCGACTGCTCAAGGCCCGTATGTTTTCCGATACCCTGAGCTGGATTCACTTCTGGGGCTGGCAACTCATCATCGTATCCGCCGTACTGACCCTTCCCCTGGGTTTTACGACTTCCAAGGAATACGCCGAGCTGGAATGGCCCATCGATATTGCCATTACGCTTATTTGGGTGGTATTCGGTATCAACATGTTTGGTACGATCATCAAACGCCGCGAACGTCACCTCTACGTAGGGATCTGGTTTTACATCGCCACGTTCGTTACGGTAGCCGTTCTGCACATTATCAACTCGTTTGAAATGCCCGTTAGCTTTCTCAAAAGCTACTCCATGTACGCGGGGGTTCAGGATGCACTGGTACAATGGTGGTACGGACACAATGCCGTAGCATTCTTCCTAACGACGCCGTATCTGGGCATGATGTACTACTTTCTGCCGAAGATGGCGAATCGTCCGGTTTACAGTTATAAGCTTTCCATTCTTCACTTCTGGTCGCTGATTTTCATCTATATCTGGGCCGGCCCGCACCACTTGCTGTATACGAGTTTGCCTGACTGGGCTCAGTCGCTGGGTACGGCGTTCTCCATTATGCTGATTGCTCCGTCCTGGGGTGGGATGATCAACGGTTTGCTTACCCTACGTGGAGCCTGGGATCAGGTTCGGGAAGATGCCCGTCTGAAATTCATGGTGGTCGGTATTACGGCCTACGGGATGGCGACCTTCGAAGGTCCGCTGCTTTCACTCAAAAACGTAAACGCCATTGGTCACTTCACCGACTGGATCGTGGCTCACGTACACGTGGGGGCTCTGGGCTGGAACGGCTTCCTGACGTTTGCCATTCTGTACTACATTGTTCCTAAACTCTGGAAAACGGAATTGTATTCGAAACGCATGGTGAATATTCACTTCTGGCTGGGTACGCTCGGCATCCTGTTCTACGCCGTACCGATGTACATTTCCGGCTTTACGCAGGGCATGATGTGGAAAGAGTTTACACCCGAAGGCACGCTGAAATATCCCGCTTTCTTGGAAACGACGCTTCAACTGTTGCCTATGCACATGATGCGGGCCGCGGGTGGTGTGATTTACCTGGGCGGTGCCATCCTGATGGCGTTCAACCTCTTCAAAACGATGGCCCAAGGTAGCTTCCAGGCCAATGAAGCGGCTGAAGCTCCGGCTCTTACCCCTGAGTACGTAGCTACGGGTGGTGACACCTACTGGCACCGCGTCCTCGAACGTCGCCCCATGCAACTGCTGGCCGGCTCGCTGATCGTGATTCTGATTGGTACGGTACTGGAAATCATCCCAACATTTACGGTTGAATCGAACGTAGAAACCATTGCTGCGGTACAACCCTATACACCGCTGGAATTGCAGGGTCGGGATTTGTACATCCGTGAAGGCTGTAATAACTGCCACAGTCAGATGGTACGGCCCTTCCGCTCGGAAACGGAGCGATACGGAGAATACTCGAAAGCGGGTGAGTTCGTATATGACCACCCGTTCTTATGGGGATCGAAGCGTACGGGTCCGGATTTACACCGCGAAGGATTCAAGTATCCCGACTCCTGGCACTATCACCACATGAATGATCCGACGACTATGTCTCCCGGTTCCATCATGCCGCCGTACCCCTGGTTACTGACCCAGAAGCTGGATAACAGTCAGCTGGAAGCGAAGCTGAAAACGATGCAATCGCTGGGCGTTCCCTACGATGATTACGCCATCAGCGACGCTCAGGCGAATGCCCAACAACAGGCCGAAGCCATTACCACCCGCCTGAAAGCCGAGGGAATCAAGATTCAGTCCGACAAAGAAATTATTGCCCTGATTGCGTACCTGCAACGACTCGGTACGGATATTAAAAACGCTCAGGCCGCTAAATAG
- a CDS encoding group III truncated hemoglobin: MDSPTKKIFLDSPEAVRHLVDSFYEKVQQDSLLAPIFTEVAQVDWSKHMPKMYAFWENLLLGNNTYHGHPFRPHLIVNQKHTLTIEHFERWLQLFTQTLSENFEGPMAEQARERATQIALVWNSKLEYLNNDSYMER, translated from the coding sequence ATGGACTCCCCCACAAAAAAGATATTCCTTGATAGCCCCGAAGCCGTTCGGCATCTAGTGGATTCATTCTACGAGAAAGTACAGCAGGATTCTCTGCTAGCTCCTATTTTCACAGAGGTTGCCCAGGTAGACTGGTCGAAGCATATGCCGAAGATGTACGCGTTCTGGGAAAATTTGCTGCTGGGCAATAACACCTACCACGGCCATCCGTTCCGTCCACATTTGATTGTCAATCAGAAACATACGCTAACGATTGAGCACTTCGAACGCTGGTTACAACTGTTTACGCAAACACTTTCGGAAAACTTTGAAGGCCCCATGGCCGAGCAGGCCCGCGAGCGGGCGACGCAGATTGCTCTGGTCTGGAACTCCAAATTGGAGTACCTCAATAACGACTCGTATATGGAACGCTAA
- the ccoG gene encoding cytochrome c oxidase accessory protein CcoG, whose product MFTIQEDRELLAHGAVSGQRKYPRWPEGGRLLRWREIVAGLLLLILFGLPWLEIEGHPLFLFNVLERQFIFFGVPFWPQDFHLVALGLLAFIVFIIVFTVAFGRLWCGWACPQTIFMEMVFRRIEQWIEGDFKAQQRLTAAPWTAEKIRKRVLKHGLFFLIAFAISNTFLAYVIGKDELIQIQTDNPANHLGGLAALLIFTLIFYFVFARLREIVCVVICPYGRLQGVLLDKKSIVVAYDYVRGEPRGKLRKQSAEVKGDCVDCSLCVQVCPTGIDIRKGTQLECINCTACIDACDGVMDKINKPQGLIRYASQEGIEQGKKFQFTGRLKAYTLVLILLLGGLGYLLLTRKAIETTVLRASGLTFQKQADGQISNLYTVEVLNKTFKPVALEFKVKNPGFSLQYVGQPLQTAQPGTFTKSSFFLLTPAKGIQENKTPLTIEVRANGQLMQEVKTNFMGPVL is encoded by the coding sequence ATGTTTACCATACAAGAGGATAGGGAATTGCTTGCCCACGGGGCGGTCTCGGGTCAGCGAAAGTATCCCCGCTGGCCCGAAGGCGGCCGCCTGTTGCGGTGGCGGGAAATCGTAGCGGGCCTCCTGCTACTGATTCTTTTTGGCCTCCCCTGGCTGGAGATTGAGGGGCATCCGCTGTTTCTGTTCAATGTACTCGAACGTCAGTTTATCTTCTTTGGGGTCCCTTTCTGGCCGCAGGATTTTCACCTGGTAGCCCTGGGTCTACTGGCGTTCATTGTTTTCATTATCGTGTTTACGGTGGCCTTCGGACGCCTCTGGTGCGGCTGGGCCTGTCCGCAAACGATTTTTATGGAAATGGTTTTCCGGCGAATCGAACAGTGGATTGAAGGCGACTTTAAAGCTCAACAACGTTTAACGGCCGCTCCCTGGACCGCCGAAAAAATCCGGAAACGCGTACTCAAACACGGTCTATTTTTCCTTATCGCTTTTGCCATTTCGAATACTTTTCTGGCGTATGTTATTGGCAAGGATGAATTAATTCAGATTCAAACCGATAACCCGGCTAATCATTTAGGCGGACTGGCGGCTCTGCTGATCTTCACGCTGATTTTTTATTTCGTATTTGCCCGGTTACGGGAAATTGTTTGCGTGGTCATCTGCCCCTACGGACGGTTACAAGGCGTTTTACTCGATAAAAAATCCATCGTCGTCGCCTATGATTACGTACGGGGCGAGCCCCGTGGAAAACTGCGAAAGCAGTCTGCAGAAGTCAAAGGCGATTGCGTGGATTGCTCCCTCTGCGTACAGGTTTGTCCGACGGGCATTGACATTCGCAAGGGTACGCAACTGGAATGCATCAACTGTACCGCCTGTATTGACGCCTGCGACGGCGTGATGGATAAAATCAATAAGCCGCAGGGGCTGATTCGATACGCTTCGCAGGAAGGTATCGAGCAAGGAAAGAAATTCCAGTTTACGGGTCGACTTAAAGCCTATACGCTGGTTCTGATTCTTTTACTGGGCGGCTTGGGCTATCTGCTCCTGACCCGGAAAGCCATCGAAACAACGGTACTGCGAGCTTCGGGACTTACCTTTCAGAAGCAGGCTGACGGTCAGATTTCTAATCTGTATACGGTGGAAGTACTCAACAAAACATTCAAGCCGGTTGCGTTAGAATTTAAAGTCAAAAATCCGGGCTTCTCGTTACAGTACGTAGGCCAGCCCCTACAAACGGCACAGCCGGGTACGTTTACCAAAAGCTCTTTCTTTTTACTGACGCCCGCGAAAGGCATTCAGGAAAATAAAACACCGCTGACGATTGAGGTACGGGCGAACGGTCAGCTGATGCAGGAAGTAAAAACGAATTTCATGGGTCCGGTTTTGTAG
- a CDS encoding catalase encodes MSNENGTNQNGHSHGTDSDKTLTTRQGHPVTNNQSIRTVGNRGPATMENYHFLEKISHFDRERIPERVVHARGAGAHGVFEAYGRVGDEPISKYTRAKLFQQKGKQTPVFVRFSSVIHGGHSPETLRDPRGFAVKFYTEDGNWDLVGNNLKVFFIRDAMKFPDLVHAFKPDPVTNRQDGERIFDFISGTPEAMHMITFLFSPYGIPANYRQMQGSGVNTYKWVNAEGEAVLVKYHWEPLQGIKNLTQTQAEEVQGKNFNHATQDLFDAIEDGNYPEWELLVQIMSDDDHPELDFDPLDDTKIWPQDQFPWLPVGKMTLNRNPENYFAEVEQSAFGTGVLVDGLDFSDDKMLQGRTFSYSDTQRYRIGSNYLQLPINAPKTHVATNQRDGQMAYHVDVPEGGNPHVNYEPSVMNGLQEAPKAGKDYEPYYAAKLVRQKIDRQNNFAQAGERYRTFEDWERDDLITNLVNTLAPAKKEIQDRMIDLFTQCDSEYGQRVADGLKAAASMNIQKGPIGSTSSKDAVKQAQEESHESKPY; translated from the coding sequence ATGAGCAATGAAAACGGTACGAATCAGAATGGCCATAGTCATGGCACTGATTCAGACAAAACGCTAACGACTCGTCAGGGTCATCCTGTCACCAACAATCAGAGTATCCGTACGGTAGGAAATCGTGGACCGGCCACGATGGAAAACTACCACTTCCTGGAAAAAATCTCCCACTTTGACCGCGAACGCATTCCCGAACGCGTGGTGCACGCGCGCGGAGCCGGAGCCCATGGCGTATTCGAAGCGTATGGTAGAGTAGGGGACGAGCCCATTTCCAAGTATACCCGAGCGAAGCTATTTCAACAAAAAGGAAAACAAACCCCCGTATTCGTCCGATTCTCTTCGGTCATTCACGGTGGTCATTCGCCTGAAACGCTGCGGGATCCCCGCGGTTTTGCCGTCAAGTTTTATACCGAAGATGGTAACTGGGACCTGGTCGGAAATAACCTGAAAGTGTTCTTCATTCGGGATGCCATGAAATTTCCCGACCTCGTACATGCTTTCAAACCCGATCCCGTAACAAACCGTCAGGACGGCGAACGCATTTTTGATTTCATCAGCGGTACGCCCGAGGCGATGCATATGATTACATTCCTATTCTCGCCCTACGGCATTCCGGCTAATTACCGGCAAATGCAGGGGTCGGGCGTGAATACCTACAAGTGGGTGAATGCCGAAGGCGAAGCCGTACTCGTCAAATACCACTGGGAACCCCTGCAGGGAATTAAAAACCTTACGCAAACTCAAGCGGAAGAAGTTCAGGGTAAAAACTTTAATCACGCGACCCAGGATTTGTTCGACGCCATTGAGGACGGGAATTATCCCGAATGGGAATTGCTCGTGCAAATCATGAGTGACGATGATCATCCGGAACTTGATTTCGACCCGCTGGATGATACTAAAATCTGGCCGCAGGATCAGTTTCCCTGGTTGCCCGTCGGTAAAATGACGCTGAACCGTAACCCGGAAAATTACTTCGCCGAAGTAGAACAGTCGGCCTTTGGTACCGGAGTACTGGTAGACGGCCTCGACTTTTCCGATGACAAGATGCTTCAAGGCCGTACCTTCTCGTACTCGGATACGCAACGGTACCGCATCGGTAGCAACTACCTGCAACTGCCCATCAATGCTCCTAAAACACACGTGGCTACGAATCAGCGGGATGGACAAATGGCCTATCACGTGGACGTACCCGAAGGTGGAAATCCGCACGTAAACTATGAGCCTTCGGTGATGAATGGTCTACAGGAAGCTCCTAAAGCCGGTAAGGATTACGAACCTTATTACGCTGCGAAACTGGTACGGCAGAAAATTGACCGTCAGAACAACTTCGCTCAGGCGGGCGAACGCTACCGGACCTTTGAGGACTGGGAACGCGACGATCTGATCACCAATCTGGTTAATACGCTGGCTCCGGCCAAGAAGGAAATCCAGGACCGGATGATTGATCTGTTCACGCAATGCGATTCGGAGTACGGTCAACGCGTAGCCGACGGTCTGAAAGCTGCCGCTAGTATGAATATTCAGAAAGGTCCGATTGGCAGTACTTCTTCAAAAGATGCTGTCAAACAGGCTCAAGAAGAAAGTCACGAGTCGAAGCCGTATTAA
- a CDS encoding maleylpyruvate isomerase N-terminal domain-containing protein, protein MPDSLLSRPLPALTYPTTILLEKLRKLDQLLLDLLESLTPQEWQAQTVARRWKVKDVAAHLLDGNIRILSSLRDEYQGESPDIRSYQDLLNFLNGLNADWVKAMKRVSPQVLILLHRITGPMYCDYYASLDPQAKATFSVAWAGEEESQNWMHIAREYTEKWLHQQQIRAALQKPGLLTQEFFHPFIDVFMYGLPHTYRNVQASEATTLKVTITTEIGGSWYLIRRKDYWQLERNPQPHWDTEVTLTPEVAWPLFSKSIRPPELSSGVTITGDATLGKVALEMVSVMA, encoded by the coding sequence ATGCCTGACTCCCTACTCAGCCGTCCGTTACCAGCCCTGACGTATCCTACGACTATCCTCCTTGAAAAGCTACGCAAGCTTGATCAACTTTTGCTGGACCTCCTGGAATCACTCACTCCTCAGGAATGGCAGGCCCAGACCGTAGCCAGACGCTGGAAAGTAAAAGATGTCGCCGCTCACTTACTGGATGGTAACATTCGCATCCTGTCTTCGTTGCGGGATGAGTATCAGGGCGAAAGTCCTGATATTCGCTCCTACCAGGATTTGCTGAATTTTCTGAATGGACTCAATGCGGATTGGGTAAAGGCTATGAAACGGGTTAGTCCGCAGGTACTGATCCTGCTCCACCGGATCACGGGACCAATGTACTGCGACTATTACGCCTCCCTCGATCCGCAGGCAAAAGCCACTTTTTCCGTAGCCTGGGCCGGTGAAGAAGAAAGTCAGAACTGGATGCACATCGCTCGGGAATACACCGAAAAATGGCTGCATCAACAGCAAATACGAGCCGCCCTACAGAAACCGGGCTTACTGACGCAGGAATTTTTTCACCCTTTTATCGATGTCTTTATGTATGGCCTGCCCCATACGTACCGAAATGTACAAGCATCCGAAGCAACAACCCTTAAAGTCACCATCACGACCGAGATCGGCGGTAGCTGGTATCTGATTCGGCGGAAGGACTACTGGCAACTCGAACGTAACCCGCAACCGCACTGGGATACCGAAGTGACCCTAACCCCGGAAGTAGCCTGGCCTCTGTTTTCAAAAAGTATACGCCCACCTGAGCTCAGTAGTGGCGTGACCATTACTGGCGATGCGACTTTGGGAAAGGTGGCTCTGGAGATGGTTTCGGTGATGGCGTAA
- a CDS encoding ankyrin repeat domain-containing protein, with translation MDIFEAARQNNLEALEQELETLHPDVVDARGSTPLIIAGYYNHPEAVRLLLEAQANPDAQDAMGNTPLMGACFKGYTEIAQLLLEHGAAVDTTNGNGATALTFAATFNHKPLVELLLQHGADPLRKDRFGKNPIDYAMVQENAESYEILVAALQAQKSSNS, from the coding sequence ATGGACATTTTTGAAGCCGCCCGGCAAAACAACCTCGAAGCCCTGGAGCAAGAACTGGAAACGTTGCACCCTGACGTAGTCGATGCCCGCGGCAGTACGCCATTGATTATTGCGGGGTATTACAACCATCCGGAAGCGGTCCGGCTCTTACTCGAAGCGCAGGCGAATCCGGATGCTCAGGATGCCATGGGCAATACGCCCTTGATGGGAGCTTGTTTTAAAGGGTACACTGAAATAGCCCAATTACTGCTTGAGCACGGAGCAGCGGTAGATACCACTAATGGGAATGGAGCTACGGCTCTGACGTTTGCGGCAACATTCAATCATAAACCATTAGTCGAATTACTGTTACAACACGGGGCCGATCCCTTACGAAAAGACCGTTTCGGGAAAAACCCGATTGATTATGCCATGGTCCAGGAAAATGCTGAAAGCTACGAAATCCTGGTGGCTGCCTTACAAGCCCAGAAATCCTCTAATTCATAA
- a CDS encoding FixH family protein produces MNWGKSIILAFILFGSFIGFLVYRMMRTQVDLVRPDYYQTEMAYQQQIDRVAHTKTAKELVTMQYRPQKQQVQFSVPNTVQEGKIQFFRPSDAKLDFTVAVRPGAAAQTISTETLKTGYWRVKVTWSDGNQEYYTEEEIII; encoded by the coding sequence ATGAACTGGGGCAAATCCATTATTCTGGCCTTTATACTCTTCGGTAGTTTCATTGGTTTTCTGGTCTATCGAATGATGCGTACGCAGGTAGATCTGGTACGACCTGATTACTATCAAACGGAAATGGCCTACCAACAGCAAATAGACCGCGTAGCTCATACTAAGACTGCCAAAGAGCTAGTCACCATGCAGTACCGTCCGCAAAAGCAGCAGGTACAATTTTCCGTACCGAATACGGTACAGGAAGGCAAGATTCAGTTCTTCCGCCCTTCTGATGCGAAGCTGGACTTCACCGTAGCCGTGCGACCCGGTGCCGCTGCCCAGACCATTTCCACCGAAACCCTAAAAACGGGTTACTGGCGAGTAAAAGTCACCTGGTCGGACGGTAACCAGGAGTATTACACCGAAGAAGAAATCATTATTTGA
- a CDS encoding sulfite exporter TauE/SafE family protein, with protein MVLAFLTGLLSSIHCVGMCGPIALALPVGGLSEGRMLLARLSYNLARTLSYGLLGLLVGFVGERVSILGWQQYLSLLAGVLMAGFVLADRWIGFSPFVRLKSTFSKLLQQKTWVAYVGVGFINGWLPCGMVYVALAGALATATPVQGMLWMLAYGAGTIPAMLAVGWIWQWVSLPVRRTLNRWVPVLTLAIALLFVWRGLGLNLPSRPGLPSAAGVPVCHEK; from the coding sequence ATGGTTCTTGCCTTTCTCACCGGACTTCTTTCCAGCATTCACTGCGTCGGCATGTGTGGCCCAATTGCGCTGGCCTTGCCCGTGGGTGGCTTGTCGGAAGGACGGATGCTACTGGCTCGACTGAGTTACAACCTGGCCCGAACGCTGAGTTACGGGTTATTGGGTTTACTGGTGGGATTTGTGGGCGAACGCGTATCCATTCTCGGCTGGCAACAATACCTTTCGCTGCTGGCGGGAGTACTGATGGCAGGCTTCGTCCTAGCTGATCGCTGGATTGGCTTTAGTCCCTTCGTTCGACTGAAATCAACCTTTAGTAAGCTACTACAGCAGAAAACTTGGGTGGCGTATGTGGGCGTTGGGTTTATCAACGGCTGGTTGCCCTGCGGGATGGTCTACGTAGCCTTAGCCGGAGCCTTGGCGACTGCTACTCCCGTTCAAGGTATGCTCTGGATGTTGGCGTATGGGGCAGGCACCATTCCGGCGATGCTGGCCGTGGGCTGGATTTGGCAGTGGGTGAGTTTACCCGTACGCCGAACCTTGAATCGCTGGGTCCCCGTACTGACGCTGGCGATTGCCTTGCTGTTTGTCTGGCGGGGGTTGGGACTGAATTTGCCGTCTCGTCCGGGATTGCCTTCGGCGGCGGGGGTTCCGGTTTGTCATGAAAAGTAG
- the ccoS gene encoding cbb3-type cytochrome oxidase assembly protein CcoS → MNIIFILIGISLLLALGFLGAFFWAMKSGQNDDMYTPGMRVLLDDEK, encoded by the coding sequence ATGAATATCATTTTCATTCTCATCGGCATTAGCCTCTTGCTAGCTCTGGGTTTTCTAGGAGCCTTCTTCTGGGCGATGAAGTCCGGACAAAATGATGACATGTACACGCCGGGCATGCGAGTGCTGCTCGACGACGAGAAATGA